Proteins encoded within one genomic window of Lysinibacillus louembei:
- a CDS encoding bifunctional 3-deoxy-7-phosphoheptulonate synthase/chorismate mutase: MSQHDLESLRGQIDGLNLEILRLINERAEIVNEIGKIKEKQGVNRYDPLRERHMLDLIKEHNNGPLNQMTVDYIFKQIFKTALKQLEEVKKKELLVSRKEKSEDTVININNELVGAGAPSFVFGPCAVESYEQVAQVAASIRDKGLKLIRGGAYKPRTSPYDFQGLGLEGLKILKQVSDEYGLAVITEIVTPADLEVAVDYVDVIQIGARNMQNFELLKAAGAINKPVLLKRGLAATIDEFIHAAEYIMSKGNENIILCERGIRTYEKATRNTLDISAVPILKQETHLPVMVDVTHSTGRRDLLLPCAKAAIAIGADGVMAEVHPDPSIALSDQQQQMDIPTFDAFYDEVLKFMKQYEVKA; encoded by the coding sequence ATGAGTCAACACGATTTAGAAAGTTTACGTGGTCAAATTGACGGCTTAAACTTAGAGATTTTACGCTTAATTAATGAGCGAGCAGAGATTGTTAATGAGATAGGGAAGATTAAAGAAAAGCAAGGTGTGAATCGTTACGATCCTTTACGTGAGCGCCATATGCTAGATTTGATTAAAGAGCATAATAACGGTCCATTAAATCAAATGACAGTTGATTATATTTTTAAACAAATTTTCAAAACAGCATTAAAGCAATTAGAAGAAGTGAAGAAAAAAGAATTACTTGTATCTCGTAAAGAAAAGTCAGAAGATACAGTTATTAATATTAATAATGAATTAGTAGGAGCAGGTGCCCCATCATTCGTATTCGGTCCATGTGCGGTTGAATCATACGAGCAGGTGGCACAAGTTGCGGCATCAATTCGCGACAAAGGCTTAAAACTAATTCGTGGTGGTGCATACAAGCCACGTACATCTCCATACGATTTCCAAGGGCTTGGCTTAGAGGGCTTAAAAATCTTAAAGCAAGTATCGGATGAATATGGTTTAGCGGTTATTACAGAAATCGTAACACCTGCTGATTTAGAAGTGGCAGTTGATTATGTTGATGTCATTCAAATTGGCGCCCGCAATATGCAAAACTTTGAATTGTTAAAGGCAGCAGGGGCAATCAATAAGCCTGTTCTATTAAAGCGTGGACTAGCTGCAACAATCGACGAGTTCATTCACGCAGCTGAGTACATTATGTCAAAGGGGAACGAAAATATCATTTTATGTGAGCGCGGTATTCGCACATACGAAAAAGCGACACGTAATACATTAGATATTTCAGCTGTGCCGATTTTAAAACAAGAAACGCACTTACCTGTAATGGTTGACGTAACGCACTCAACAGGTCGTCGCGATTTATTATTACCATGTGCGAAAGCAGCGATTGCCATCGGTGCAGATGGCGTAATGGCTGAGGTTCACCCAGACCCATCGATCGCATTATCAGACCAACAACAACAAATGGACATCCCAACATTTGATGCATTCTACGATGAAGTGTTGAAGTTCATGAAGCAATATGAAGTGAAGGCTTAA